A single region of the Biomaibacter acetigenes genome encodes:
- a CDS encoding CoA-transferase, producing the protein MEGIGEPCSILTAIEQEFLKSGHPKDLILCHSSGIGNKRGVGSDHFAHEGMVKRVIGSHWTWAPKLSQMVANNKVEGYVLPQGVMVQLLRAITGKKPGVISHVGLGTFIDPRLEGGRLNAISKASLVNKCLV; encoded by the coding sequence GTGGAGGGAATAGGGGAACCATGTTCTATCCTTACCGCTATAGAACAGGAATTTTTAAAAAGTGGGCATCCCAAAGATCTCATACTTTGCCATTCGAGTGGCATAGGTAATAAGCGGGGAGTGGGTAGTGATCATTTCGCTCATGAAGGCATGGTAAAACGCGTTATTGGAAGCCACTGGACATGGGCGCCCAAGCTTTCCCAGATGGTAGCAAACAACAAAGTAGAAGGATATGTACTTCCCCAAGGAGTGATGGTACAGCTATTAAGGGCTATAACCGGGAAAAAGCCCGGAGTCATAAGCCATGTAGGTCTTGGTACGTTTATAGATCCGAGGCTGGAAGGCGGAAGGCTTAATGCCATTTCAAAAGCTTCTTTAGTTAATAAGTGCTTGGTTTAA
- a CDS encoding IS630 family transposase, which yields MSRDHEYIRLGTVLILSGIDLQTGIIHGLVREKHRGKEFIELLKKIDNYYPTDWVIKIICDNHSAHISKETRAYLKEHPGRFEFIFTPQHASWLNIIETLFSKMARSVLRGIRANSTEEYCKRIESYWEQLNQEPVVFHWSYEIEKVDQELSSI from the coding sequence ATGTCACGGGATCATGAGTATATCCGGTTAGGAACGGTATTGATACTGTCAGGGATAGACTTACAAACCGGTATAATTCATGGTTTGGTAAGAGAAAAGCATCGTGGTAAAGAGTTTATTGAACTTCTGAAGAAAATCGATAATTATTATCCGACAGACTGGGTTATAAAGATCATCTGCGATAACCACTCAGCCCATATTTCAAAAGAGACTCGAGCTTATCTAAAAGAACATCCTGGTCGCTTCGAGTTTATCTTTACCCCACAACACGCATCCTGGCTCAATATTATTGAGACATTATTTAGCAAGATGGCCCGAAGCGTGCTTCGTGGAATCAGAGCAAATTCAACAGAAGAATACTGTAAGCGAATCGAATCATATTGGGAACAGTTAAATCAGGAACCCGTCGTATTTCATTGGAGTTATGAAATTGAAAAAGTCGACCAAGAACTATCATCCATTTAA
- a CDS encoding helix-turn-helix domain-containing protein, with the protein MPRSGRPLQISSEAKAWVTELACRKPLDFGYPHELWTIQLLAEHVRKHANKYGFPSLARAGKSVIHGILAEQSLRPWKINYYLERRDPDFDVKKAHVLMTYKEASLQQERIKNGEPVEKKVIVSVDEKPGCQVLKNTADDRLPV; encoded by the coding sequence TTGCCCCGCTCTGGACGACCTTTGCAGATTTCTTCTGAAGCAAAAGCCTGGGTAACTGAATTAGCTTGTAGGAAACCTCTCGACTTTGGATACCCTCATGAACTTTGGACCATACAACTACTGGCTGAACATGTCCGTAAGCACGCCAATAAATATGGTTTCCCCAGTCTGGCCAGAGCTGGTAAAAGTGTAATTCATGGCATTCTCGCAGAGCAGTCGCTACGACCGTGGAAGATTAATTATTATTTGGAACGAAGAGATCCTGATTTTGATGTCAAGAAAGCACATGTTCTAATGACTTATAAGGAAGCATCTTTGCAACAAGAACGTATCAAAAATGGAGAACCTGTTGAGAAGAAAGTAATCGTCTCAGTTGACGAGAAACCAGGCTGTCAGGTTTTAAAGAATACAGCAGATGATCGGTTGCCCGTTTAG
- a CDS encoding 2-dehydro-3-deoxygalactonokinase, protein MNKQVLFVPGIKNKSGLDNDEDIETMDIMRDEETEATGILKIKSLNGPLTLILPGTHTKVLKLNEKNQITTCLTTMAGEIFSILVTNTILADSVPKSLVTQIEPEEILKGALISHRMGFTRGCFSTRIISQFTSLDGNKKVIFYLVLLGIILGQDLIAIKDSNACNLEKNNPIVIGGPNHLRKAFYYLFEKECDIKEKIIILDDDTVEMSTVIRAKEIGLNFLNKGRGSL, encoded by the coding sequence ATTAATAAACAAGTCTTATTTGTGCCAGGCATAAAAAATAAAAGTGGTTTAGACAATGATGAAGATATAGAGACAATGGATATAATGCGTGACGAGGAAACTGAAGCAACAGGCATTCTCAAGATAAAATCGTTAAACGGTCCATTAACACTGATATTGCCGGGAACACACACAAAAGTGCTTAAACTAAATGAAAAAAACCAAATTACCACCTGTTTAACCACTATGGCAGGTGAAATATTCAGCATTTTGGTTACTAATACAATCTTGGCTGACTCTGTACCTAAAAGCTTGGTTACTCAAATCGAACCCGAAGAAATTTTAAAAGGTGCATTAATATCGCACAGGATGGGATTTACCAGAGGATGCTTTTCTACAAGGATAATTAGCCAATTTACGTCTCTGGATGGAAACAAGAAAGTAATTTTTTACTTGGTATTACTTGGTATAATATTAGGCCAAGACTTAATCGCTATAAAAGATAGTAACGCTTGTAACCTAGAAAAAAATAATCCAATAGTAATTGGTGGTCCCAATCACTTAAGGAAGGCATTTTACTATTTATTTGAAAAAGAATGTGACATCAAAGAAAAGATTATTATACTTGATGATGATACTGTAGAAATGTCAACTGTTATACGAGCAAAGGAAATTGGGCTAAATTTTTTGAACAAGGGTAGAGGATCGTTATGA
- a CDS encoding dihydrodipicolinate synthase family protein gives MKKLHGVTVAMVTPIDDNDRILDEAIKKHVDFLIEKGVNCLYPLGTTGEMHLLTIEERKRVAETVVEHAAGRVTVYIHIGAMRQEDTIKLAKHASEIGADGIGVVTPTFFSVDDREMEEYFVSVANSVPDDFPVYLYNIPQCSANDLKPNVIENIIKRAPNVVGIKYSYPDFIRTSQYLRINNGNFSVVHGTDRLFNSILSMGCDGVVSGNASAFPEPFVAIYKAFKEKNLEEAKRQQKIATDISNILKNGSNMAYFKSALKLRGIDVGHVRKPLLDLNKVQLEELESKIKPFIDRYM, from the coding sequence ATGAAAAAACTTCATGGAGTAACAGTAGCTATGGTAACACCAATTGATGATAATGATCGGATATTGGATGAAGCCATAAAAAAACATGTCGATTTTTTAATTGAGAAGGGAGTAAATTGTTTATATCCTTTGGGTACAACGGGAGAGATGCATCTCTTGACTATTGAAGAAAGAAAAAGGGTGGCTGAAACAGTAGTAGAACATGCAGCCGGAAGAGTTACAGTATATATACATATCGGTGCCATGAGACAGGAAGACACGATAAAACTTGCAAAACATGCTTCTGAAATAGGCGCGGATGGCATCGGTGTTGTAACACCAACATTTTTTTCTGTTGATGATAGAGAAATGGAAGAATATTTTGTCTCGGTCGCCAATAGCGTACCAGATGACTTTCCTGTTTACCTTTATAACATTCCGCAATGTTCGGCTAATGACCTTAAACCAAATGTAATCGAAAATATTATAAAAAGAGCTCCAAATGTAGTTGGAATAAAATACAGTTACCCGGATTTTATAAGGACAAGTCAGTATTTGAGGATAAATAACGGTAATTTTTCTGTTGTTCATGGGACCGATAGGTTATTCAATTCGATTTTAAGTATGGGCTGCGATGGCGTTGTATCAGGAAACGCTAGTGCGTTTCCAGAACCTTTTGTGGCTATTTATAAAGCATTTAAAGAAAAAAATCTGGAAGAAGCCAAAAGACAACAAAAAATAGCAACCGATATCTCCAATATATTAAAAAACGGCTCAAATATGGCTTATTTTAAATCCGCACTAAAATTGAGAGGAATAGATGTAGGCCATGTTAGAAAACCCTTGCTTGATTTGAATAAAGTACAGCTGGAAGAATTAGAATCGAAAATCAAGCCCTTTATCGATAGGTATATGTAA
- a CDS encoding tripartite tricarboxylate transporter substrate binding protein — protein sequence MKKNALSILIILLIISIVLIAGCGQSTKQTGNNGQSTTSTTQEQKGSTKYPAKQINLIIQAAPGGLSDTTARTVGGELEKILGVPVVCSNKPGASGAVAMSYVQASAPDGYTIGYVPVELTMIKALGFADIEPNSFDLIGSSNISPATVTVRADAPWKTLQEFIDYAKKNPEKVKVGNSGTGSIWHIAAASLEKAAGVKFNHVPFDGATPAIAALMGGHIDAVTVSVMEVKSGVDSGKLKVLGVMSDQKSEYLPNVPTLKEAGYDVNVSAWGGFAAPKGLPQNVKDVLYPAFEKAINSDKLKEIAKQRGFSVFYKNSDEFTKFANEQFDFYMKQIPAMGLKK from the coding sequence ATGAAGAAAAATGCATTATCAATTTTAATAATATTATTGATTATAAGTATAGTTTTAATAGCTGGTTGTGGTCAAAGTACAAAGCAAACCGGTAATAACGGTCAGTCTACTACATCTACTACACAAGAGCAAAAAGGATCGACGAAATATCCTGCTAAGCAGATAAACCTTATCATTCAAGCGGCTCCTGGCGGGTTATCCGATACTACAGCAAGGACAGTCGGAGGAGAGTTAGAAAAGATATTGGGCGTTCCTGTGGTTTGCTCAAATAAACCAGGTGCATCCGGCGCAGTAGCGATGTCATATGTTCAAGCGAGTGCACCCGATGGTTACACAATAGGATATGTTCCTGTAGAATTGACGATGATTAAAGCATTGGGTTTTGCCGACATAGAACCTAACTCGTTTGATCTTATCGGAAGCTCTAACATTTCTCCAGCTACAGTCACGGTAAGGGCTGATGCCCCATGGAAGACATTACAAGAGTTTATAGATTATGCTAAGAAAAATCCAGAGAAAGTGAAAGTAGGTAATTCGGGCACAGGTTCAATATGGCATATTGCGGCTGCATCTCTTGAAAAAGCAGCAGGGGTGAAATTTAATCATGTGCCATTTGACGGAGCTACTCCTGCTATCGCAGCCCTTATGGGAGGGCACATCGATGCGGTAACCGTCAGTGTTATGGAAGTAAAATCAGGTGTAGATAGTGGAAAATTAAAGGTTTTAGGTGTGATGTCGGACCAAAAATCTGAGTATTTACCAAATGTCCCAACTCTAAAAGAGGCAGGGTACGATGTCAATGTTTCGGCATGGGGTGGATTTGCAGCACCTAAAGGGTTGCCTCAAAATGTCAAAGATGTACTGTATCCTGCCTTTGAAAAAGCCATTAATTCGGATAAGTTAAAAGAGATAGCTAAACAGAGAGGTTTTTCGGTGTTCTATAAAAATTCGGATGAATTTACGAAGTTTGCAAATGAACAATTTGATTTCTATATGAAGCAGATTCCCGCGATGGGTCTTAAAAAGTAG
- a CDS encoding tripartite tricarboxylate transporter TctB family protein codes for MVNGDVVLGVFTAILSIFWITQSLKFPGGTADGVPGAGYFPILVASLLLVLSIILIYQGFKNKNVYFDIKHWSNDTKKMLVMTIVVIAVFFALWYFTTYIIACLVLTFGLGYAYKLSIKNNIILSILFSFGTYYVFNNLLQVMLKLR; via the coding sequence ATGGTGAACGGAGATGTGGTGTTAGGCGTATTCACAGCGATATTGAGTATTTTTTGGATTACGCAATCACTAAAATTTCCAGGCGGAACTGCAGATGGCGTGCCGGGAGCGGGTTACTTCCCTATATTAGTTGCTTCACTGCTACTTGTTTTAAGTATTATCCTGATTTACCAGGGCTTCAAAAATAAAAATGTATATTTTGATATAAAGCACTGGAGTAATGATACCAAAAAAATGTTAGTTATGACTATAGTTGTTATTGCTGTATTTTTTGCCTTATGGTATTTCACTACGTATATTATTGCCTGTTTAGTATTAACCTTCGGATTGGGTTATGCATATAAACTAAGCATCAAAAACAACATTATTTTATCTATTTTATTTAGTTTTGGTACTTATTATGTTTTTAATAATCTGCTGCAGGTTATGTTGAAATTGAGATAA
- a CDS encoding tripartite tricarboxylate transporter permease, with the protein MLLHAIAQVLRPDILIYNLLGVVVGMIIGGLPGLSATMGVAILTPLTFWLQPAQGLAVLLGIYNSAIWAGGISAILINTPGTPASIAQTFDGYKLVQKGKIGLALGINTIYSVAGGLISTIFLILAAFPIANFALKFGPPEYFALGIFGLSMMISVSGKQLVKGLIIGVLGLLFSTIGLDPMFSIPRFTFHNVNMMNGIPFVAAMIGMFGIGEVLFQITEKRGTKKIVAMTKELGRIFPTFKEFKITALPCAISSIISVIIGAIPGTGGDIASIVCWQQAKQMSKHPEEFGEGSIEGLSVTSLANNGVIGGAMTTMMTLGIPGDCCHSGFNRFFDDVRYATGTLKCFRPCRLCI; encoded by the coding sequence GTGCTCTTACACGCTATAGCACAAGTGCTGAGACCCGACATTCTTATTTATAATCTACTCGGAGTCGTTGTTGGAATGATTATTGGTGGACTTCCCGGGCTTTCTGCAACAATGGGTGTTGCTATATTAACGCCTTTGACATTCTGGTTGCAACCTGCTCAAGGGCTTGCGGTGCTTCTGGGGATATATAACTCTGCCATCTGGGCAGGGGGTATTTCAGCAATTTTGATAAACACTCCGGGGACACCAGCTTCCATAGCTCAAACCTTCGATGGTTATAAATTGGTTCAAAAGGGTAAGATAGGTCTTGCTTTAGGGATAAATACCATATATTCGGTTGCCGGCGGTTTAATAAGTACTATATTTTTAATTTTAGCCGCATTTCCTATTGCAAACTTCGCACTGAAATTCGGGCCTCCAGAATACTTCGCATTAGGGATATTTGGCCTTTCCATGATGATAAGTGTATCAGGAAAACAATTAGTTAAAGGTTTAATTATAGGAGTACTGGGCTTACTTTTTTCAACAATAGGACTTGATCCTATGTTTTCTATACCAAGGTTCACATTTCATAATGTAAATATGATGAATGGTATACCATTTGTGGCGGCAATGATCGGCATGTTCGGTATTGGGGAAGTATTATTTCAGATAACGGAAAAAAGAGGCACTAAAAAGATAGTAGCAATGACAAAAGAACTCGGCAGGATATTCCCGACATTTAAAGAGTTTAAAATAACTGCTTTACCGTGTGCCATATCTTCTATAATAAGTGTAATTATCGGTGCTATACCCGGTACAGGCGGAGATATTGCTTCTATAGTATGCTGGCAGCAAGCTAAACAAATGTCGAAACATCCGGAAGAGTTTGGGGAAGGAAGCATTGAGGGACTTTCTGTTACTTCGCTCGCAAATAATGGAGTGATAGGTGGTGCTATGACTACAATGATGACATTAGGGATACCCGGTGATTGCTGTCACAGCGGTTTTAATAGGTTCTTTGATGATGTACGGTATGCAACCGGGACCCTCAAATGTTTTAGACCATGCCGACTTTGTATATAA
- a CDS encoding tripartite tricarboxylate transporter permease, protein MQPGPSNVLDHADFVYNIMALLIVGNLTILVLGLLTSRLSSYILYVKDEIIWILVVGFCILGSFAINNSPFDVMVMILAGILGFIAKRMDIPVGPFILALLLGPIVESNFRRSLALSMGNHLIFFTRPISLILTDTYDLVPYLSTYNILSKERKLSKQIQ, encoded by the coding sequence ATGCAACCGGGACCCTCAAATGTTTTAGACCATGCCGACTTTGTATATAATATTATGGCGCTTTTAATTGTAGGAAATCTTACAATCCTTGTTTTAGGCTTGCTCACATCGAGATTAAGTTCGTATATTTTATATGTAAAAGATGAGATTATATGGATTTTGGTTGTAGGTTTTTGTATACTGGGTTCGTTTGCAATAAACAATTCACCTTTTGATGTTATGGTGATGATTCTGGCAGGAATTCTAGGATTTATAGCAAAACGAATGGATATTCCGGTAGGTCCATTTATATTAGCCTTATTGTTAGGCCCCATCGTTGAGTCTAACTTTAGAAGAAGTCTTGCACTATCCATGGGCAATCACCTTATATTTTTTACAAGGCCAATATCATTAATTTTAACTGATACTTACGATCTTGTCCCTTACCTATCAACCTATAACATCTTATCTAAGGAAAGAAAACTTTCAAAACAGATACAGTAA
- a CDS encoding RraA family protein, translating to MGVITNGGVRDLDGVKEIGFRFFAGCVLVSHAYDHIEEINCPVNVGGLTVKPGDLLHADKHGVILIPHEIAPKLAEACRKVQSYEKVIIDGCRNKFDIGLEINELIRLRREMERLRDS from the coding sequence GTGGGAGTTATTACAAACGGAGGAGTAAGAGATTTAGATGGAGTTAAGGAGATAGGTTTTAGATTTTTTGCCGGTTGTGTCCTTGTATCACATGCATATGACCACATAGAAGAAATTAATTGCCCTGTCAATGTGGGCGGGTTGACTGTAAAGCCCGGAGACTTACTACACGCCGATAAGCACGGTGTAATCTTGATACCACACGAAATCGCTCCTAAACTGGCTGAAGCATGTAGAAAAGTTCAATCTTATGAAAAAGTCATTATTGATGGATGTAGAAATAAATTTGATATCGGTTTAGAAATCAATGAATTAATTCGTCTAAGGAGAGAAATGGAACGATTGAGAGATAGTTAG
- a CDS encoding HpcH/HpaI aldolase family protein: MFQIKQAMKNGEALIGIMIEEMTTPNIAKILAACGFKYFIIDCEHGSFNDESVASIISVAKGSGIIPMVRVPEIRKDTISKPLEAGAMGLLIPQIKTVEDVKRVVEEARYAPQGKRGISHTKPHNNYITKSDPEQTKKENDEVMIILQIETKEAIENLDEILSVEGIDAALIGPNDLSQSYGILGQFDNPIILQAFDKVIEVSKKHDIISGVHFGDIKNIEKMGPKGMRLLMWNTEVGLIIDNGIKGVNDLTSLLKSDGINCI; the protein is encoded by the coding sequence ATGTTTCAAATAAAGCAAGCAATGAAAAATGGTGAAGCATTAATAGGAATAATGATCGAAGAAATGACAACTCCTAATATAGCGAAAATACTTGCGGCATGTGGTTTTAAGTATTTTATAATAGACTGTGAGCATGGATCATTCAACGATGAAAGTGTGGCAAGTATTATATCTGTAGCAAAAGGCTCGGGAATTATCCCTATGGTCAGAGTTCCGGAAATACGAAAGGATACAATATCTAAACCTTTAGAAGCTGGTGCAATGGGACTATTAATCCCTCAAATAAAAACTGTGGAAGACGTAAAAAGAGTAGTCGAGGAAGCTCGTTATGCACCCCAGGGTAAAAGAGGCATATCTCATACTAAACCCCATAATAATTATATAACTAAAAGTGATCCGGAACAAACAAAAAAGGAAAACGATGAAGTAATGATAATACTTCAGATAGAAACAAAAGAAGCTATAGAGAATCTAGATGAAATACTCTCAGTTGAAGGAATAGATGCTGCTTTGATAGGCCCAAATGACTTATCTCAGTCCTATGGCATACTGGGACAGTTTGACAATCCGATAATATTACAGGCTTTTGATAAAGTTATCGAGGTATCAAAGAAACACGATATAATTTCCGGAGTTCATTTCGGGGATATAAAAAACATTGAAAAAATGGGCCCAAAAGGTATGAGGCTTTTGATGTGGAATACAGAAGTAGGATTAATCATTGATAATGGAATCAAAGGAGTTAATGATTTAACGTCTTTATTAAAATCTGACGGTATAAATTGTATATAG
- a CDS encoding YhcH/YjgK/YiaL family protein yields the protein MFDDTNYKTKPINEGKWEAHRRYVDIQYIMQGKETVGYANVNKLRPFNEYDKTKDIVFLKGSGDFFTISEGYFAIFAPEDAHMPCIAYKEPQFVKKLL from the coding sequence ATATTTGATGATACAAATTATAAAACAAAACCCATCAATGAAGGAAAATGGGAAGCTCATCGGAGATATGTAGATATTCAGTATATTATGCAAGGTAAAGAAACCGTAGGGTATGCTAATGTTAATAAGTTAAGACCATTTAATGAATATGATAAAACTAAAGATATTGTATTTTTAAAGGGATCCGGGGATTTCTTTACAATATCTGAGGGATATTTTGCCATTTTTGCTCCGGAGGATGCTCATATGCCATGTATAGCTTATAAAGAACCACAGTTTGTTAAAAAGCTGTTATAA
- a CDS encoding ribokinase: protein MSLKKSLLQEGIDIKAIKDVDTPTGNAFITVDEKGNNTILVFPGANGGLDSKWIYNFTDEIKEASYVILQLEIPLCTVIDAIELSHKIGTRIILNPAPAQELPKEIFPQINILTPNETELALLTGIDVITEDDVLKASNILIEKGVQKVVVTLGEKGCFYMDRENHYFVKSFKVDSVDSTAAGDAFTAGFAIALAEQRSLNDTLKFASAVGALTVTKTGAQESLPFRADVENFLRMVKNEE from the coding sequence ATAAGCCTTAAAAAATCGCTTTTACAAGAAGGCATAGATATCAAGGCTATTAAAGATGTAGATACTCCTACGGGCAATGCTTTTATAACAGTGGATGAAAAAGGGAATAACACAATTTTAGTCTTTCCGGGGGCCAATGGTGGTTTAGATTCAAAGTGGATTTATAATTTTACTGATGAAATTAAAGAAGCTTCTTATGTAATACTGCAATTGGAAATACCGTTATGTACTGTAATAGATGCAATAGAGCTTTCTCATAAAATTGGAACCAGGATCATATTAAACCCTGCTCCGGCCCAGGAGTTACCCAAAGAAATTTTTCCCCAAATAAATATATTAACCCCGAATGAAACCGAGCTTGCTTTGCTAACGGGGATAGATGTGATTACAGAAGATGATGTTCTAAAAGCTTCTAACATATTAATTGAGAAAGGAGTTCAAAAAGTAGTCGTTACTCTTGGGGAAAAAGGTTGCTTTTATATGGACCGGGAAAATCATTACTTTGTAAAAAGTTTTAAAGTAGACTCTGTTGATTCGACCGCCGCCGGCGATGCTTTTACTGCAGGCTTTGCCATAGCATTAGCAGAACAAAGATCTTTAAATGATACCTTAAAATTTGCCAGTGCCGTCGGAGCTTTGACAGTAACAAAGACTGGTGCTCAGGAATCACTGCCCTTCAGGGCAGATGTGGAAAATTTCTTGAGGATGGTTAAAAATGAAGAGTAA
- a CDS encoding IclR family transcriptional regulator, giving the protein MKQNKVIVQSVDRALHILELFREESSLGLTQIAERMGLAKSTVYGLVATLEANHYLEQDPDNGKYRLGIRLLEMGELFNQRLDLRREAAPIMKNLVEKYAETVQLSILDGTEVVYIDLIEAPSSIKYTSRIGKRAPAHCAGTGKAMLAYLPEDVIDKLYSNKPLVTPTPRSISNIVLLKEHLKLVREQGYSIDDEELDLGVRGAGAAIRNKNGKAIAAISLGGPTSRVTHGVVKEFGKAVKEAALLISQRLGYKKE; this is encoded by the coding sequence ATGAAGCAAAATAAAGTAATAGTTCAAAGTGTCGATAGGGCTTTACACATTTTAGAATTATTTCGTGAAGAATCTTCATTGGGTTTGACCCAGATAGCGGAAAGAATGGGACTTGCAAAAAGTACAGTTTATGGATTGGTTGCTACATTAGAAGCAAATCATTACTTGGAACAGGACCCTGATAATGGTAAATACCGTTTGGGTATTAGACTTTTGGAAATGGGAGAACTGTTTAACCAGCGCCTTGACCTGAGACGTGAAGCGGCCCCTATTATGAAGAATCTTGTAGAAAAATACGCTGAAACTGTTCAACTTTCTATTCTGGACGGAACCGAAGTTGTATATATCGATCTCATTGAGGCCCCTTCATCTATTAAGTATACCAGCCGTATCGGTAAACGGGCTCCTGCTCATTGTGCTGGCACGGGCAAAGCGATGCTGGCTTATTTACCTGAAGATGTAATTGATAAACTTTACAGCAACAAGCCATTAGTTACTCCAACGCCTAGGAGTATCTCGAATATCGTTTTACTTAAAGAACACTTAAAATTAGTTCGTGAACAGGGATATTCCATAGATGATGAAGAACTTGATCTAGGAGTACGGGGAGCAGGGGCGGCCATTAGAAATAAAAATGGTAAAGCTATAGCTGCTATAAGTCTTGGGGGCCCGACATCTCGAGTTACTCATGGTGTTGTGAAGGAGTTTGGTAAAGCTGTTAAAGAAGCTGCATTATTAATTTCCCAGCGTTTAGGATATAAAAAAGAGTAA
- a CDS encoding enoyl-CoA hydratase-related protein produces the protein MNYKNIIFEQKKNIGIVTINRQEVLNALNHETLSELMDAFHKIEDNPDIRAFIITGSGPKAFVAGADINELNGTSPINGLQFMHFGQRIFNFIEEMGTPSIAAVNGYALGGGCELAMACDLRVASVNAKFGQPEIKLGNIPGWGGTQRLPRLIGKSKAKELIFTGIFITAEEAEKLGLVNKVVSQEDLLNVAEELAYKIALMSPIALKLAKSAINKGYETDIKIGLELEAQGVALCFTTDDQKEGVKAFFEKRPPVFMGK, from the coding sequence ATGAACTATAAAAATATTATCTTTGAACAGAAAAAAAATATCGGGATAGTAACGATAAACAGGCAAGAAGTTCTCAATGCGTTAAACCACGAAACATTAAGTGAACTTATGGACGCTTTTCATAAAATCGAAGATAATCCCGATATCCGTGCATTCATTATTACCGGCTCAGGGCCGAAGGCTTTCGTAGCCGGTGCGGATATAAATGAATTAAATGGCACATCTCCTATAAACGGACTTCAATTCATGCATTTTGGCCAGCGTATCTTCAACTTTATCGAAGAAATGGGAACCCCAAGCATAGCGGCGGTAAACGGTTATGCATTAGGGGGAGGATGTGAGCTTGCTATGGCCTGCGATTTAAGAGTAGCTTCAGTCAATGCAAAATTTGGCCAGCCGGAAATAAAGCTGGGAAATATTCCTGGATGGGGTGGAACTCAACGCCTACCTAGGCTTATAGGAAAGAGTAAGGCAAAAGAGCTTATTTTCACCGGTATATTTATTACGGCAGAAGAAGCTGAAAAACTTGGGCTTGTAAATAAAGTGGTCTCCCAGGAAGATTTGTTAAACGTTGCCGAAGAACTTGCTTATAAAATAGCTTTAATGTCACCTATAGCTTTAAAGCTAGCTAAATCCGCTATAAATAAAGGTTATGAAACTGATATAAAGATTGGCCTTGAGCTTGAAGCACAGGGAGTGGCGTTGTGCTTTACGACAGATGACCAAAAAGAAGGTGTTAAGGCATTCTTTGAAAAGAGACCACCTGTGTTTATGGGTAAGTAA